A genome region from Corynebacterium uberis includes the following:
- a CDS encoding ComEA family DNA-binding protein encodes MDVVDRLKELTRPTGEEDLMEVTYPPQRWHISARQGIAAGALAVVALGGWWVVARPADDMDATLPAQLAAAQASMPAEPTQEHPNELVVAVIGDVEHPGLVTLAPGARVADALDHARPHPGAQVDTLNLARKLSDGEQLAVPAPGQAVAAPAPAVGSAPGGGAGGMVSLNSASVEELMALDGVGKVTATAIVDYRDKIGGFSDVAQLKEVRGIGPAKFEAISSQVSL; translated from the coding sequence ATGGACGTTGTGGACAGGCTCAAGGAGCTGACTCGACCCACGGGGGAAGAAGACCTCATGGAGGTCACCTACCCGCCGCAGCGCTGGCACATCTCGGCGCGGCAGGGCATTGCCGCAGGCGCGCTGGCCGTTGTTGCGCTAGGCGGCTGGTGGGTTGTCGCCCGCCCAGCCGACGACATGGATGCCACCCTGCCGGCACAGCTGGCCGCCGCCCAGGCGAGCATGCCCGCAGAGCCCACGCAGGAACACCCCAACGAGCTGGTCGTGGCAGTCATCGGCGATGTCGAACACCCCGGGCTGGTCACGCTCGCCCCGGGCGCCCGGGTTGCCGATGCCCTCGACCACGCCCGCCCGCATCCCGGCGCCCAGGTTGACACGCTGAACCTGGCGCGCAAGCTTTCCGACGGCGAACAGCTCGCCGTCCCAGCGCCCGGGCAGGCCGTCGCCGCCCCGGCCCCTGCGGTCGGATCCGCCCCCGGCGGTGGGGCAGGGGGCATGGTCTCGCTCAACTCCGCAAGCGTTGAAGAACTCATGGCCCTTGACGGGGTGGGCAAGGTCACCGCCACGGCGATCGTGGACTACCGCGACAAGATCGGCGGGTTTAGCGATGTCGCCCAGCTCAAAGAGGTCCGCGGCATAGGCCCAGCCAAGTTTGAGGCGATCAGCAGCCAGGTGAGCCTGTGA